One Microcebus murinus isolate Inina chromosome 7, M.murinus_Inina_mat1.0, whole genome shotgun sequence genomic region harbors:
- the WDR73 gene encoding integrator complex assembly factor WDR73: protein MESAEEDWLVESLRLYQDFYAFDLSGATRVLEWIDDKGVFVAGYENLKKNEILHLILPLRLSVKENQGLFPERDFKVRHGGFTDRSVFDLKHVPGTSLLVTSGLPGCYLQVWQVTEDSDVIKAVSTIDVHEKEKSLWPRVAIFSSVAPGVLHGVRLSSLQVVDLESRKTTYTSGVSDSEELSSLQVLDADTFAFCCASGRLGLVDTRQKWAPLETRSPSPKPGALRWCAEVGGRGQGPGARIASLGSDGQLCLLDTRDLCHPVSSVQCPVSTPSPNPELLRVTWAPGLDNCLAISGFDGTVQVYDVTSWDRMGNRTEPLFMHRGHIFLDGNGMDTAPLVTTHTWHPCKPRTLLSAASDASLHVWDWVDLRASH, encoded by the exons ATGGAATCCGCGGAGGAGGACTGGCTGGTGGAATCCTTGCGCTT GTATCAGGATTTCTATGCATTTGACCTCTCAGGAGCCACTCGAGTCCTTGAATGGATTGATGACAAAG GAGTCTTTGTGGCTGGCTatgaaaacctgaaaaaaaatgagattcttCATCTGATATTACCTCTCAGGCTTTCTGTGAAGGAAAACCAg GGCTTATTTCCAGAAAGAGATTTCAAAGTGCGCCATGGAGGATTTACAGACAGGTCTGTCTTTGATCTGAAGCACGTACCAGGTACAAG CTTGCTGGTGACCAGTGGCCTTCCAGGTTGTTATCTGCAGGTGTGGCAGGTCACAGAGGACAGTG ATGTCATTAAAGCTGTCAGTACCATTGATGTAcatgagaaagagaagagtctCTGGCCTAGAGTGGCCATCTTCTCCTCGGTGGCACCTGGAGTCCTCCATGGGGTGCGGCTCAGCAGTCTACAGGTTGTGGATCTGGAATCCCGAAAGACCACGTACACCTCAG GTGTCAGTGACAGTGAAGAACTGAGTAGCCTGCAGGTCCTGGATGCAGACACTTTTGCCTTCTGCTGCGCCTCAGGCCGGCTGGGGCTTGTTGACACCCGCCAGAAGTGGGCACCACTGGAGACtcgcagccccagccccaagcccGGCGCACTGAGATGGTGTGCAGaagttgggggcagggggcagggccctggggcccGCATTGCCAGCCTTGGCTCGGATGGGCAGCTCTGCCTCCTGGACACCCGGGATCTTTGCCACCCTGTGAGCTCGGTCCAGTGCCCAGTGTCCACACCTAGCCCTAACCCAGAGCTGCTGCGAGTGACTTGGGCCCCAGGCCTGGACAATTGTTTGGCCATTTCAG GTTTTGATGGAACAGTCCAAGTCTATGATGTCACGTCTTGGGATAGAATGGGGAACCGAACAGAACCTCTCTTCATGCACAGAGGTCACATCTTCCTAGATGGAAACGGCATGGACACTGCTCCATTGGTCACCACCCACACCTGGCACCCCTGCAAACCAAGGACTTTGTTATCAGCAGCAAGTGATGCCTCTCTTCACGTGTGGGACTGGGTGGACCTTCGTGCTTCCCACTGA